A window of Castanea sativa cultivar Marrone di Chiusa Pesio chromosome 1, ASM4071231v1 contains these coding sequences:
- the LOC142640479 gene encoding basic leucine zipper 43-like, translated as MQPSEVTALHYLASSNNPSPYPANFDMTQHTASAFQFNQFPNPLYNFQLPPQFQDLNPHSSSFSSNSTSDEADEQQLSLINERKQRRMISNRESARRSRMRKQKHLDELWSQVVWLRNENHQLIDKLNHVSESHDKVVQENAQLKEEASELRQMLTDMQLSSPFPALRDLDDVPCNTAYLRAESSNQSATSSMDLLG; from the coding sequence ATGCAGCCTAGTGAGGTTACAGCACTCCATTATCTAGCCTCTTCAAATAACCCATCTCCATACCCAGCTAACTTTGACATGACTCAGCATACAGCATCCGCATTTCAATTTAACCAGTTCCCTAATCCATTATACAATTTCCAGCTCCCACCTCAATTTCAAGACTTAAATCCACATTCCTCGTCTTTCAGCAGTAATTCAACTTCTGATGAAGCTGATGAGCAACAATTAAGCCTTATCAATGAGAGAAAACAGAGAAGGATGATATCTAATAGAGAGTCTGCCCGCCGTTCACGTATGCGCAAGCAGAAGCACCTAGATGAGCTGTGGTCACAGGTGGTTTGGCTCCGGAATGAGAACCACCAGCTCATAGATAAGCTGAACCATGTTTCAGAGTCCCATGACAAGGTGGTTCAAGAAAATGCTCAGCTGAAGGAGGAAGCTTCAGAACTTCGTCAAATGCTTACTGATATGCAACTTAGTAGCCCTTTCCCTGCTTTAAGAGACCTGGATGATGTTCCCTGCAACACAGCTTATCTCAGAGCTGAGTCCTCAAACCAGTCTGCCACTAGTTCTATGGATCTGCTTGGCTAA